One genomic window of Lynx canadensis isolate LIC74 chromosome F2, mLynCan4.pri.v2, whole genome shotgun sequence includes the following:
- the LOC115506019 gene encoding phosphatidylinositol 3-kinase catalytic subunit type 3-like gives MPSFQVHGHFDHSPSSNATFSHAGTFKGRGFLVVKAERVDDFVTWFLEHTRGTVSSGFTEFGPDDRRVKNGDRCLHQALLKGDKSVRVMRSLLAAQQTFVDRLVHLMKAVQRESGNRKKKNERLQALLGDNEKMNLSDVELIPLPLEPQVKIRGIIPETATLFKSALMPAQLFFKTEDGGKYPVIFKHGDDLRQDQLILQIISLMDKLLRKENLDLKLTPYKVLATSTKHGFMQFIQSVPVAEVLDTEGSIQNFFRKYAPSENGPNGISAEVMDTYVKSCAGYCVITYILGVGDRHLDNLLLTKTGKLFHIDFGYILGRDPKPLPPPMKLNKEMVEGMGGTQSEQYQEFRKQCYTAFLHLRRYSNLILNLFSLMVDANIPDIALEPDKTVKKVQDKFRLDLSDEEAVHYMQSLIDESVHALFAAVVEQIHKFAQYWRK, from the exons ATGCCAAGCTTCCAGGTTCATGGCCACTTTGATCACTCCCCATCCTCGAACGCTACCTTTAGCCACGCAG GAACATTCAAAGGAAGAGGATTTCTCGTAGTGAAAGCTGAGCGGGTCGATGATTTTGTGACGTGGTTTTTAGAGCATACCAGGGGTACCGTTTCATCAGGATTCACTGAATTTGGGCCAGATGACAGGAGGGTGAAAAATGGAGATAGATGTCTTCA CCAAGCATTGTTGAAGGGTGATAAGTCTGTCAGAGTTATGCGTTCTTTACTGGCTGCTCAGCAAACGTTTGTAGATCGTTTGGTGCATCTAATGAAGGCAGTGCAGCGTGAAAGCGGAAATCGTAAGAAAAAGAACGAGAGACTACAGGCATTGCTTGGAGACAATGAAAAGATGAATTTGTCAGATGTGGAACTTATCCCATTGCCTTTAGAACCCCAGGTGAAAATTAGAGGAATAATCCCAGAAACAGCTACACTATTTAAGAGTGCTCTTATGCCTGCacagttattttttaagacagaagaTGGGGGCAAATACCCAGTTATATTTAAGCATGGGGATGATTTACGCCAAGATCAACTTATTCTTCAAATCATTTCACTCATGGACAAGCTGCTACGGAAAGAAAATCTGGATTTGAAGTTGACACCCTACAAGGTATTAGCCACAAGTACAAAACATGGCTTCATGCAGTTTATCCAGTCAGTTCCTGTTGCAGAAGTTCTTGATACAGAAGGAAGCATTCAGAACTTCTTTAGAAAATATGCACCGAGTGAGAATGGACCAAATGGAATCAGTGCTGAAGTTATGGACACTTATGTTAAAAGCTGTGCTGGATATTGCGTGATTACATACATACTTGGAGTTGGAGACAGACACCTGGATAACCTTTTGCTAACAAAAACAGGCAAACTCTTCCACATAGACTTCGGATATATTTTGGGTCGGGATCCaaagcctcttcctcctccaatgAAGCTGAATAAAGAAATGGTAGAAGGAATGGGGGGCACCCAGAGTGAGCAGTACCAAGAGTTTCGTAAACAGTGTTACACGGCTTTCCTCCACCTTCGAAGGTATTCTAACCTGATATTGAACTTGTTTTCCTTGATGGTGGATGCAAACATTCCAGATATTGCTCTTGAACCAGATAAAACTGTGAAAAAGGTTCAGGATAAATTCCGACTAGACCTATCTGATGAAGAGGCCGTGCATTACATGCAGAGTCTAATTGATGAAAGTGTCCATGCTCTTTTTGCTGCAGTGGTAGAACAGATTCACAAGTTTGCCCAGTACTGGAGAAAATGA